In Hwangdonia lutea, a single window of DNA contains:
- the uvrA gene encoding excinuclease ABC subunit UvrA, with the protein MTNFEESIEVKGARVHNLKNIDVSIPREKLVVITGLSGSGKSSLAFDTIYAEGQRRYIETFSAYARQFLGGLERPDVDKIDGLSPVIAIEQKTTSKSPRSTVGTITEIYDFMRLLFARASDAYSYNTGDKMVSYNDEQIKELIINDFSGKRINILAPVVRSRKGHYRELFEQIGKQGFVKVRADGEIRDIVKGMKLDRYKTHDIEIVIDRLVIDQTVDNDKRLTETINTAMYHGDDVLLVIDQDTQEARYFSRSLMCPSSGISYPNPEPNNFSFNSPKGACSNCNGIGELYQVNAGKIIPDDSLSIKNGALAPHGPEKNSWIFKQFETIAQRFDFKLTDAFKNIPEEAKQMILYGGNEKFSVESKTLGVTRDYKIDFEGVANFIENQYKTAESKSLKRWAKDYMDKIKCPVCEGSRLKKESLYFKINHKNIAELANKDIVELADWFNDLHHHLSEKQLKIAEEVVKEIKSRLQFLLDVGLDYLSLNRSSKSLSGGEAQRIRLATQIGSQLVGVLYILDEPSIGLHQRDNEKLINSLVALRDIGNSIIVVEHDKDMIERSDYVIDIGPKAGKHGGEIISTGNPDELKTHDTLTADYLNGNKEIEIPKKRRKGNGKFLELKGCTGNNLKNVSVKFPLGKMIGVTGVSGSGKSTLINETLYPILNAHYFNGVKIPMPYKSIKGLEHIDKVIDINQSPIGRTPRSNPVTYTGTFSEIRALYAKIPEAMIRGYKAGRFSFNVAGGRCETCKGGGLRVIEMNFLPDVYVECETCQGKRFNRETLEIRYKGKSISDVLNMTINEAVAFFEHIPKISRKLKTIKDVGLGYITLGQQSTTLSGGEAQRIKLATELSKRDTGNTFYILDEPTTGLHFEDIRVLMIVLNKLVNKGNTVLIIEHNLDVIKTVDHIIDIGYEGGKGGGQIIVEGSPEDVIKHKKSYTAKFLKKELQ; encoded by the coding sequence ATGACCAATTTCGAAGAATCTATTGAAGTAAAGGGCGCACGCGTTCATAATCTTAAAAACATCGATGTATCCATTCCACGTGAAAAACTTGTTGTTATTACGGGTTTGTCGGGTAGTGGAAAATCGTCATTAGCTTTCGATACCATTTATGCCGAAGGACAACGCCGTTACATTGAAACTTTTTCGGCTTACGCCAGACAGTTTTTAGGTGGATTGGAACGACCGGATGTCGATAAAATTGACGGGCTTTCTCCCGTTATTGCCATAGAGCAAAAAACAACCAGCAAATCACCACGCTCAACCGTTGGCACCATTACCGAGATTTACGATTTTATGCGCTTGCTTTTTGCGCGTGCCAGTGATGCTTATAGCTATAACACGGGCGACAAAATGGTAAGTTATAACGATGAGCAAATTAAAGAACTCATCATTAATGATTTTAGCGGAAAACGCATCAATATTCTCGCTCCAGTGGTGCGTTCCCGAAAAGGGCATTATCGCGAATTATTCGAGCAAATTGGTAAACAAGGTTTTGTAAAAGTACGCGCCGATGGCGAGATTCGTGATATTGTAAAAGGCATGAAACTCGATCGTTACAAAACCCACGACATTGAAATTGTTATCGATAGGCTGGTTATTGACCAAACCGTAGATAACGACAAACGACTTACTGAAACCATAAATACGGCCATGTATCATGGTGATGATGTGCTTTTGGTTATTGACCAAGACACACAGGAAGCGCGCTACTTTAGCCGAAGTTTAATGTGTCCATCATCGGGGATTTCCTATCCAAATCCAGAGCCCAATAATTTTTCGTTCAACTCACCAAAAGGCGCCTGTTCAAATTGTAACGGTATTGGGGAGTTATATCAAGTTAACGCAGGTAAAATTATTCCAGACGATTCATTGTCCATAAAAAATGGTGCATTGGCACCTCATGGGCCAGAAAAAAATTCATGGATTTTTAAGCAGTTTGAAACCATTGCTCAACGTTTCGACTTTAAGTTAACCGATGCTTTTAAAAATATACCGGAAGAAGCCAAACAAATGATTCTGTATGGTGGCAACGAAAAATTTTCAGTCGAAAGCAAAACCTTGGGCGTTACTCGCGACTATAAAATAGATTTTGAAGGTGTTGCAAACTTTATCGAAAACCAATACAAAACGGCCGAATCTAAATCGTTAAAACGGTGGGCAAAAGATTATATGGATAAAATTAAATGTCCGGTTTGCGAAGGTTCTCGGTTAAAAAAAGAATCTCTTTACTTTAAAATAAACCATAAAAATATTGCAGAACTTGCAAATAAGGATATTGTAGAATTAGCCGATTGGTTTAACGATTTACACCATCACTTATCAGAAAAACAATTGAAAATAGCTGAAGAAGTGGTCAAGGAAATTAAGTCGCGACTTCAATTTTTATTAGATGTTGGCTTAGATTATCTATCGTTAAACAGAAGCTCAAAATCTTTATCGGGTGGCGAGGCACAACGCATTCGCTTAGCAACCCAAATAGGCTCTCAATTGGTTGGTGTGCTTTATATTTTAGACGAACCCAGTATTGGCTTGCATCAGCGCGATAACGAAAAACTCATCAATTCATTAGTCGCGTTACGCGATATTGGAAACTCCATTATTGTGGTTGAACACGACAAAGATATGATTGAGCGTTCGGATTATGTAATCGATATTGGTCCCAAAGCTGGGAAACACGGTGGCGAAATAATCAGCACTGGAAACCCCGACGAATTAAAAACCCACGATACACTAACTGCCGATTATTTAAACGGCAACAAAGAAATTGAAATTCCCAAAAAACGAAGAAAAGGAAACGGTAAATTTTTAGAACTAAAAGGATGCACCGGAAATAACTTAAAAAACGTTTCGGTTAAATTTCCTTTGGGTAAAATGATTGGTGTTACGGGCGTTTCGGGCAGTGGGAAATCTACCTTAATAAACGAAACCCTCTACCCTATTTTAAATGCACATTACTTTAATGGTGTAAAAATACCCATGCCTTATAAAAGCATAAAAGGTCTGGAACATATCGATAAAGTTATCGACATAAATCAATCGCCAATTGGTCGAACACCACGCAGCAACCCTGTAACCTATACAGGCACATTTAGCGAAATTAGGGCTTTATATGCTAAAATACCCGAAGCTATGATTCGCGGTTACAAAGCAGGTCGTTTTAGTTTTAATGTTGCGGGCGGACGATGCGAAACCTGTAAAGGCGGTGGTTTACGTGTTATAGAAATGAATTTTCTTCCGGACGTTTATGTAGAATGCGAAACCTGTCAAGGTAAACGTTTCAATCGCGAGACCTTAGAAATTCGTTACAAAGGAAAGTCGATTAGCGATGTTTTAAACATGACGATTAATGAAGCGGTGGCGTTTTTCGAGCATATTCCGAAAATCAGCAGAAAACTGAAAACCATAAAAGATGTAGGCTTGGGCTACATCACTTTGGGGCAACAAAGCACAACACTCTCTGGTGGTGAAGCACAACGCATAAAATTGGCCACCGAATTAAGCAAACGCGATACCGGTAACACCTTTTATATTTTGGATGAACCCACAACCGGACTTCATTTTGAAGATATTCGGGTGCTTATGATTGTGCTTAACAAGCTCGTAAACAAGGGCAATACCGTTTTGATTATTGAACATAATTTAGATGTTATTAAAACCGTTGACCATATTATTGATATTGGTTACGAGGGCGGAAAAGGCGGCGGACAAATAATTGTTGAAGGGTCACCAGAAGACGTTATCAAACATAAAAAAAGCTATACGGCAAAGTTTCTTAAAAAAGAATTGCAGTAG
- a CDS encoding lmo0937 family membrane protein, giving the protein MRSLLWLVAVICIIVWVLGFFGIVQGIGTGSLIHILLVIAIIAILYNIISGRKPL; this is encoded by the coding sequence ATGAGAAGTTTACTTTGGCTAGTAGCCGTAATTTGTATTATAGTTTGGGTTTTAGGCTTTTTTGGTATTGTTCAAGGAATTGGTACCGGAAGCTTAATCCATATCCTTTTGGTCATTGCCATTATCGCCATACTGTACAACATCATTTCTGGTAGAAAGCCACTATAG
- a CDS encoding TIGR00730 family Rossman fold protein, producing MRKEKRHKGWNEIKTNDSWAIFKIMGEFVNGYEKLSKIGPCISIFGSARTKPDNKYYQLAESIAKSIVEAGYGVITGGGPGIMEAGNKGAHLGGGTSVGLNIDLPFEQHDNPYIDPDKSLDFDYFFVRKVMFVKYSQGFVVMPGGFGTLDELFEAITLIQTHKIEKFPIILVSTEFWEGILTWVKTTLLDKFENISAEDLDLIHLVDTEEEIIEILDAFYKETDLKPNF from the coding sequence ATGAGAAAAGAAAAACGTCATAAAGGCTGGAACGAGATTAAAACAAATGATTCATGGGCTATTTTTAAAATCATGGGTGAGTTTGTTAATGGCTATGAAAAATTAAGCAAAATCGGTCCCTGTATATCCATATTCGGGTCTGCCCGAACAAAACCAGACAATAAATATTACCAACTGGCAGAAAGTATTGCCAAAAGTATTGTGGAAGCAGGTTATGGCGTTATTACTGGTGGTGGCCCAGGCATTATGGAAGCAGGTAATAAGGGCGCACATTTAGGAGGCGGAACATCTGTTGGGTTAAACATCGATTTGCCTTTTGAGCAACATGACAATCCTTATATAGACCCTGACAAGAGCTTGGATTTTGATTATTTCTTTGTGCGGAAGGTCATGTTTGTAAAATATTCGCAAGGCTTTGTGGTTATGCCCGGTGGTTTTGGTACCTTAGACGAACTTTTTGAGGCCATCACACTCATTCAAACCCATAAAATTGAAAAATTTCCTATTATTTTAGTGAGTACTGAATTTTGGGAAGGCATTTTAACATGGGTTAAAACAACCTTATTGGATAAGTTTGAAAATATTTCTGCAGAAGATTTAGACTTAATTCATCTAGTAGATACCGAGGAAGAAATCATCGAGATATTAGATGCTTTTTACAAGGAAACAGATTTAAAACCAAATTTCTAA